DNA from Frateuria edaphi:
TGCGCGCCGCGCTGCGCGGCGCCGACCCGGCACTGGTGCAGGATGCGCTCTACGACGCCGAGGAACACCTGCGCGCCGAGCTGGCCGAACAGCCGGGCCGCAGCGAGGCGGACATGCTGGCCCATGTGGTCGGGAGCTACGGCGCACCGGAAGAGGTGGCCGAGCTCTACCGTGACCAGGAAATCAAAATCCAGCGCGCGTTGCGACCGCCGCTGCAGCCCAGGCGCCGCTCGCTGGCGGGGCGCTTCTTCGGCGTGGCGGCCGACCCTCGCACTTATGGCGCGCTGTTCTACATGGTGCTGGCGCTGGCCACGGGCATCTTCTATTTCACCTGGGCGGTCACCGGCGTGTCGCTGTCGGCGGGGCTGTCGGTGCTGATCGTCGGCTTGCCGTTCATCGTGCTGTTCTTCGGCTCGGTGCGGGTGCTCTCGCTGGTGGAGGGCCGGATCGTGGAGGCCATGCTGGGTGCGCGCATGCCACGGCGTCCGCCCTATCCGACGCGCGAGCTGACCCTGATGAAGCGCATCGGCGCCATGTTCACCGACGCGCGCACCTGGACCACATTGCTGTACATGCTGTTGATGCTGCCGCTGGGTATCGTCTACTTCACCATTGCGGTGACGCTGATCTCGGTGGCGGTGGGCTTCATCGGCGCGCCGATCGCCTGGGCGTTCGCGCCGAGCTGGATCTCGGACGTGTACGTCAACGACCAGCCGGTCATCAACTGGGGCTTCGGCCAGCACGTGCCGGGTTGGGGCGACGCGATCGCGCTGTGCGTGCTGGGCGTGCTGCTGTTGTTCGCCACGCTGCACCTGGCGCGTGGCCTGGGCCGAATGCATGGGCAGGTCGCGCGGCACCTGCTGGTGCGCGGCTGAGCGTTGGTAGCAGGGTGGGCTTCGGCCCACCAGCGGGGCTCGCGGCAAGGCGTCTGGCGGGCTGAAGGCGCCCCGCGAGCCTGATGAAGGTCAGAAATCGTCGCCGTCGACGATTTCCAGGCCCGCGTCCAGTCGGCGGGCTTCGGCTTCGGCGACCACCCGCACCGCATCGGCGCGCATGTCGTCCGGTGCGTCGACCTCGACCATGAAGACTTTGCCCTCGCTGTCGTCGACGAGGTTGGCCGAGCTGGAATCGTCGCGCACGCCCAGCATGAAGTCCTCGATCTCCTCGACGTGTTCGATGCCGTCGATGCCGTGCAGCACGGTGATGATCGAATCGGCGGCGTCACGGTTGCCGATGAGGCGCAGGCGGATCATGGACATGACTGGCTCCAGATGGGGCGGTTGCAAAAATGCTGGAGTGCCCCATGTATGCGTCGGGTGATTGCCAGGCCGTACCATGGGCTTTTTTCGCGACCGCCCAGCCCATGCCCAAGACCTACGATCGCGCCTATTTCGACAAGTGGTACCGCGACCCGCGCCACGCCGTCGCCTCGATCGCCGAACTCAGGCGAAAGGTGGCGCTGGCGGTCGCACAGGCGGAGTACTACCTGGGTCGCCCGCTGCGCAACGTGCTCGATGTCGGCTGCGGTGAGGCACCGTGGCGCGCGCCGCTGCGCGCACTGCGGCCGGGCGTGGAATACCGCGGACTGGACGCGAGCGCCTACGTGGTGGCCCGCTACGGGCGCAGCCGCAACGTCGGGCTGGCAAGTTTCGGCCAACTCGAGCACCTGCGCTTCGACAGCCGCTTCGACCTGATCGTGTGCACCGACGTGCTGCATTATCTCAGGCCCGGCGAGATCCGCGCCGGCCTGGCCGGCATCGGCGAGATGCTCGAGGGCGTGGCGTTCCTGGAGGTTTTCACTAGCCGCGACGACGTCGTCGGTGACCGCGAAGGGTTCCTGTCGCGGCCGCCCGCTTGGTACCTTCGCGAGTTCGCGCAGACGGGCCTGATGCCGTGTGGCTCGCATTGCTACCTGGGGCCGCGGCTGGAGCGTCACGTGGCGGCGCTCGAGCGTGCAAGGGTCGCAGGCTAGGCATTCACGGCGCGGATGGAGGCGGGTCGCATAATCCGCCGTCTGCCGCCGCGGGTGCAGGTTGTTTTGGTTCGAGAGGTCAGTCATGTCGACAGGTGAGGAAAACTACAGCCGGATGGTGCAGGCGCTGGACACGCTTGCCATGGTTTTCCTCGATCCGCAGGGTCGGATCGCCAGCTGGAACGCAGGTGCCGAACGCATTTTCGGCTACGCCGTCGCCGACATCGTCGGCCAGCCTTTCGAGTCGCTGCAAACCCCGGAGAGCTGCGCGGCGGGCTTGCCGGAGCAGGCCCTCAAGGCGGCAAGGGATGACGGACGCGACGAGGAAACCGGT
Protein-coding regions in this window:
- a CDS encoding sensor domain-containing protein, coding for MNAPRTINEYLDQLRAALRGADPALVQDALYDAEEHLRAELAEQPGRSEADMLAHVVGSYGAPEEVAELYRDQEIKIQRALRPPLQPRRRSLAGRFFGVAADPRTYGALFYMVLALATGIFYFTWAVTGVSLSAGLSVLIVGLPFIVLFFGSVRVLSLVEGRIVEAMLGARMPRRPPYPTRELTLMKRIGAMFTDARTWTTLLYMLLMLPLGIVYFTIAVTLISVAVGFIGAPIAWAFAPSWISDVYVNDQPVINWGFGQHVPGWGDAIALCVLGVLLLFATLHLARGLGRMHGQVARHLLVRG
- a CDS encoding class I SAM-dependent DNA methyltransferase, with the translated sequence MPKTYDRAYFDKWYRDPRHAVASIAELRRKVALAVAQAEYYLGRPLRNVLDVGCGEAPWRAPLRALRPGVEYRGLDASAYVVARYGRSRNVGLASFGQLEHLRFDSRFDLIVCTDVLHYLRPGEIRAGLAGIGEMLEGVAFLEVFTSRDDVVGDREGFLSRPPAWYLREFAQTGLMPCGSHCYLGPRLERHVAALERARVAG